TCGGGCATGGCGTCACTGTACCGCATAACTGGAATGAAGCAGAAACTGTAACGGTTGCACTTATGGACTCGTTTCTGCTTTCGTGGTCTCCGTAGGGGTTGCCGCATCCCGGTGGGGTCGAGGCACCGGTCATCGCCGCGCCGCGGCGCCACCCGGAACCCCACCGACGAAAGGAATCCACCGTGGACTCTCCGACGCCCGTGAACGCGCGGATCAGCATCATCGGTGCCGGCCCGGGAGGCTTGACGTGCGCGCGCATCCTGCAGCAGCACGGCATCCCGGTGACGGTGTACGACCGCGATCCAGAGGTGAACTCCCGCAACCAGGGAGGCTCACTCGACCTGCACGAGGAAGACGGCCAGCTGGCGCTCCGTGAAGCGGGCCTGCTGGAGGAGTTCTTCGCGCTCGCCAGGCTCGAGAGCCAGGAAATGCGCCGCATGGACCCCGCGGGGCGCATCCTCGCCCACCATCTGCCGGACGCGGGCGAAACGGTCAGCCCCGAGATCGACCGCGGACAGCTTCGCGATCTCCTGCTGGGCTCGCTCGCTGCCGGGACGGTTCAGTGGGGACGCACGCTCGCATCAGTGAGCGGACCGGCCGACGGGCCGCGAACGCTGACATTCGCCGACGGGACGGCCGTTGAAGCGGATCTCGTGATCGGTGCGGACGGCGCCTTCTCGCGCGTCCGCACGGCCGTGTCGCCCGCGACACCGCGCTACACCGGGGTCAGCTTCCTCGAGGCATGGTTCGACGACATGGAGACCACGCACCCCGAGCTTTCCGAACTGGTCGGGAAGGGCAGTGCCCACGTCGCCGACGGCGAGCGCGGCCTCTTCGCACAGCGCAACAGCGGCAGCCACATGCGCGTCTACATCATGCGGCGCGTCCCTGCGGACTGGATCACGACGAACGGGCTTCACCCCGAGGACTGCGAGGGCATCCGCGCGCACCTGTTGAGCGAGTACGCGGCCTGGTCACCCCAGACACTCCGGATGATCACCGACAACGACGGCCCCTACGTCGACCGTCCGCTCTTCGCCCTGCCGGTGCCGCACACATGGGAGCACTCGCCCAGCGTGACACTCCTGGGAGACGCCGCACACCTCATGCCACCCCTCGGCGTCGGCGTCAACCTCGCCATGCTCGACGCCAGCGAACTCGCGCTCGCACTCGTCCACTCCGCCACCATCGACGACGCTGTACACAGCTACGAGAAGTCGATGCTCCCGCGCTCGACCGACATAGCCGAGATGCTCGAAGGCGGCGCTGAGCACCTTCTGTCCGTGCCCGACCCCGACGAGATCGCGCGGTTCGGTCCGTCCCGGCCCTGACCTCGCGGGCGCGGCTCCAGCAACCAGCCGAACGCCCCATCACGCCTGGAGGACCACGGGGCGGAGTGCCGGGCAGGGCGGGGCGCATGAGGTGGGGACGGGCCACTGGAGTGGTCCGTGGCGACAACGGCACCAGTGCGCGGCGCGGGTCCGGGGGACCGGCCCAGGATCCGCGTTTAATCGCGCCGGAGAACCGAGACGCCAGGAGCGGAGAGCGCTGACGTGGCGTGAATCTCCGGGCCACGCCCCAGCGCTTGAGGGAGATTGCAATGAGCGGCACAACGACCTTGCCGACACGGTCCGGTCCCTACCTGGACAAGGGGCTGCTGCCCGCCGACTTCTACGCCTACGAGGACCTGCTGTCGGACGTGGAGCGGGAGAAGCTCGAGTCCGTCCGCGAGTTCCTCCGCAAGCACGTCGCACCGATCGTCGACGACCACTGGGCCCGCGCCGAGTTCCCCTTCCAGCTGATCGGGGGCTTCGGGGGGCTCGGTCTGATGGACTGGGCCGACCCGGACTCGCCGGAGTCCAAGCCGAGCAACCTCCTCGCGGGCTTCATCGCGCTGGAGTTGGCGCATGTCGACGCGTCCGTGGCCACGTTCGCGGGCGTGCACACGGGTCTGGCCATGGGCACCATCCTCACCTGCGGCTCCGACGAGCAGAAGCGTCGGTGGCTGCCGGCGATGAGCCGCTTCGAGAAGATCGGCGCCTTCGGGCTGACCGAGCCGCACGGCGGATCCGACGTGGCCGGCGGCCTGCAGACGACCGCGCGCCGTGACGGCGACGCATGGATCCTCGACGGCGCGAAGCGGTGGATCGGAAACGCGACGTTCGCCGACCTGGTGGTCGTCTGGGCCCGCGATGTCGAGACCCGTCATGTGCTGGGCTTCGTCGTGGAGAAGGACACCCCCGGATTCACGGCGACGAAGATCGAGAACAAGATGGCGCTGCGGATCGTGCAGAACGCCGACATCGTGCTCGACGGCTGCCGTGTTCCGGAGGCCAACCGGCTGCAGAACGCGAACTCGTTCAAGGACACCGCCAAGATCCTGCGCCAGACGCGCAGCGGGGTTGCCTGGCAGGCGGTGGGAGTGATGTTCGCCGCCTATGAGATCGCCCTGCAGTACGCGAAGGAGCGCGAGCAGTTCGGGCGCCCGATCGGGGGCTTCCAGCTCGTGCAGGACCTGCTCGTGAAGATGCTCGGCAACGCCACGGCCTCGTGCGGGATGATGACGCGCCTGGCCCAGTTGCAGGACGCCGGGGTATTCCGGGATGAACAGTCCGCCCTGGCCAAGGCCTACTGCACCGTGCGGATGCGTGAGACCGTGGGGTGGGCGCGGGAACTGCTGGCAGGCAACGGCATCCTCCTCGACTACAAAGTAGGCCGCTTCGTCGCCGACGCAGAAGCCATCTACTCCTACGAGGGCACGCGGGAGATCCAGACCCTCATCGTCGGACGCGCCGTCACCGACGGCCTGAGCGCCTTCGTGAGGTGACGACGATGATCGCCGAATCCGTCTTCACCGGCCTGAAGGTACTCGACGCGTCGACCTTCATCGCGGGACCGGCCGCGGCCACTGTGCTCTCCGACTTCGGGGCGGACGTCATCAAGATCGAGCCACCGGGAAAGGGCGACCCCCAGCGGGGGCTGAGCTCCGTGCCGCCCAGCCCCCGGGCACAGGCCAACTACAGCTGGCACCTCGCCAACCGCAACAAGCGCGGCATGGTCATCGACCTGAAGACACCGGCGGCCACCAAGGTCCTCAAACGCCTCGTCGAGTGGGCTGACGTGGTGATCACCAACTTCCCGCACGGCACCCGCGAAAAGCTGCACCTCGACTACGACGAGGTCGCGGGCTGGAACCCGCGGGTCGTCTACGCCGACATCACGGGCTTCGGGGACACCGGTCCCGACGCCGGGCAGCCGGGCTTCGACCTGACCGCCTACTGGGCGCGCAGCGGGCTGCTGGCCTCCACCCGGGACGCGGGGGCCCCGCCGACGGTCCCGGTCTGGGGCAGCGGCGACTACATGTCGGCGATCGGGATCTACGCGGCGATCGTGACCGCCCTCTACCGCCGCGAGCGGACGGGACAAGGGGCCAGCGTCGGGACGTCACTGCTCGCCGAGGGCGTCTGGGCCACGGGAACGCTCGTGGCCGGCGCGCTCGCCGACGGCACGCCGTTCGAGTTGCACGACCGGAAGGCACCCGCGAACCCACTGATCAATCCCTACCGGACCGCCGACGGCGAATGGTTCATGCTCGTCACCTCAACCCCGCACTGGCCGGGACTGACCCGGGCCATCGGGCACCCCGAACTGCTCGAGGATCCCCGTTTCGCGGACATCGAGGGCTTCGTCAAGAACTCCACCGCGCTGACCGAGCTGCTCGACGCCGAGTTCCGTTCGCGGCCCTTCGCCCACTGGAAGGACGCCCTGGCCCGGGAACGCGTCACCTACAGCCTCATTCAGACACCCGAGGAGACCGCGCGGGATCCGCAACTGCGCGCGAACGACATCGTCGTACCGCTGGAAGGAGTCAGCGGGCTGGAGTACACCATCAACAGCCCGGTCAACCTGCGAGGCGTCGCGAAGGTCCCGGCGAAGCGGGCACCGGACCTGGGCGAGCACAACGACGAGGTCCTCTCCGAGCTGGGATTCGGCCCCGCAGAGATCGCAGAGCTGCGCGCCGAGGGAGCGATTCCCGGCCCGGCGGAAGCGGAGAGGGCGCGATGAGCGTGGCGCCCGACGCGTCGGGCGTAGTGCTCCACGAGCGCCGCGGCAACCTGCTGGCCATTTCCATCGCCATCACCAACAACCGCCTGGCGCAGAAGAACGCCGTCGGCCCCGAGGGCGCGGTACCGCTCGCGGCGGTCGTGGGCCGAGGTCCTACGCGGTCCTGTGACGGCAGAGGGCGAACTGGCCGGGCTGCCGTACCTACTTCAGCTCCACGTCGCCGCGGGTACTGCCCACGGACGAGCCGCTGAACGCCGCCGAAGGCAGCCGCCAAGGAGGTCCCGCGCGAAACGCAGGGCCCGAAGGAGAGCGACCTGTTCAGACACCAGGACGAGCTCACGAGCGGGCCGGTCGCCGGCCAGGACACGCGGGTAGGCGTACGGGCGTTCGCCGAGAAATGTGCCAGCACGCCGCGGCCGCTGATGCCAGCCACCTCTGCCGCTTTTCCACCGCAGCCCGTGTCCGATCTTCAGGAGCAGTGAACCAGTCTTGACTTCCTCCCCCTCGTAAACGAGGGGATTCCTACGGCTCACGCCGTGGGATTCTCTGCTTCGTCGCCGACTGCCCGTCCGCAGTACTCCGTTGAGGTCTTACACCACCTCCACAGACAGACACCGCCGGCCCGGCGGCCAGAAGGTTCTTCGCCGCGTTCACGTCCCGGTCGTGGACCGTTCCGCAGCCGCACGTCCAGGTGCGGACATGCAGCGGCACCCTGTCCTGCAAGGCACCGCAGTGGGAGCACAACTTGGAGGAGGGGAAGAAGCGGTCCACGACCACCACGTCCCGCCCGTACCAGGCGGCCTTGTACTCCAGAAGCCTCCGGAACTCTGCCCACGCGGCATCACTGATGGCGCCGGCGAGTTTCCGGTTCCTGACCATATTGCGCACGGTCAGGTCCTCGATCACGAGCGTTTGGTTCTCGCGCACGAGTCGAGTGGTCAGCTTGTGCAGGCCGTCCCTGCACCGGTCCGTGATCCGGGCGTGGATCCTGGCGACGTTGCGGCGTTCCTTCTCCCGGTTCGCGGAGCCCTTCTCCTTGCGGGCACAGTGGCGCTGTGCCGTGGCGAGGCGGGCGCGGTCGCGGCGTTCGTGCCGGGGGGTGGCGATCTTCTCACCGGTCGACAGGGCCAGCAGGTGGTTCAGGCCGACGTCGATCCCCACCGCCGCATCCGTGGCCGCGAGCGGTTTCACCGTCGGGTCGTCGCACAGCTTCGACACGAAGCAGCGGCCGGCCGCGTCCCGGGACACGGTCACGGTCGTCGGCACACGGCCCTCCGGCAGGGGGCGGGACCAGACGATGTCCAGCGGTCCGGCCATCTTCGCGAGCTTCAACCGGCCGTCACGAAACGTGAACGCCGAGCTGGTGCACTCCAACTTGCCACTGTCTGCGGGTAGTTGGTGGTGAACGGCGATCCGCCCCGGCGGCGGATCGTCTTTCCCTGCCCTGCTCCGCTGGAGTCCGATTGCTCTCCGCCCTGAAGGACGGAGTATCCACAGAGGGAACGGATGAATGCACACAAGCCCGTCCACCGCGGAGCGATCGTCGGTACCGGCACGATCGGTGCGAGTTGGGCGACGCACTATCTCGTCCGGGGCTTCGCCGTGACGGCGACGGACCCCGGCCCGACCGCGGAGGCGGCCCTGCGGTCGTATGGGGAGGCGGCATGGGACACGGCTGCTTCGATCGGGCTCGCGCCCGAGGCGTCGCCCGATCGCCTGAGCTTCACCACGGACATGCGTCACGCCGTCGCGGACGCCGACTTCGTACAGGAGAACGCGCCGGAGCGTCCGGAACTCAAGGTCAAGCTGTTCGCCGACATCGACGACGCCACGCCGCGGGACGCGATCATCGCGTCGAGTTCCTCGGGCATCACGATGAGCGTCATCCAGGCCGAATGCCGGCGTCCGGAGCGGACCGTCATCGGTCATCCCTTCAATCCGCCGCACGTCGTCCCGCTGGTCGAGGTCGTGGGCGGGACGAAGACCGCCCCGGAGACGATCCGGGACGTCATGTCGTTCTACGCCGCGATCGGCAAGAGACCGATTCACCTCAAGAAGGAGCTTCCCGGGCACGTCGCCAACCGTATCCAGGCCGCGCTGTACCGAGAGGTCGTGTACCTGGTCCAAGAGGGAGTGCTCGACGTGGCGGACTCCGACGACGCGGTGGTCTGGGGGCCGGGGCTCAGATGGGGCGTCATGGGTCCCCATCTGCTGTGGCACCTCGGCGGAGGAGAGGGTGGCATTCAGCACTTCATGGACACTCTTATGCCGCGGATGGTGGCGTCCTGGCAGGACCTGGGCACCCCCGAGTTCACGCCCGAGCTCAAGGAGAAGATCGTGGGCGGCGTCCTGGAGGAGGCGCACGGCGACTCGGTCGATGAGCTGGCCGCCCGACGCGACGCGATGCTGTCCGCCCTGCTGTCCGTGCGGGCCGAGCACGACCCGCTCGGCCCGCGGAGCGCCGCAACCGGTCGCCCGGAGAAGGGGGAATCGTGACGCGGCCCCAGGAAAGACTGTTCGTGCTCGAGGCCAGCAGCGGCGGTCGCCTGTTCTCCGTGAACCCCGACGGCTCCGACAAGAAGGTCATCGTCACCGGGTGCAGGATTCCCGACGGGATCGCCGTCGATGTCCGGGCCGGGCACATCTACTGGACGAACATGGGCCGTCCGCCGGAGAACGACGGCTCGATCGAACGCGTGGACCTGGACGGAGACAACCGGACGACGATCGTCCCGAGCGGTGGCACGCATACGCCGAAGCAACTCCACCTCGAGGCCGCCGGCCGGAAGCTGTACTGGGGTGATCGCGAAGGCATGCGCGTCATGCGCTGCGACCTCGACGGGCACAACGTGGAGACCCTCGTACAGACGGGGCAGGGAGAGGACGACCGGCGCGACGAGACCAACTGGTGCGTGGGAGTCGCCGTCGACCCGGTCGGCGGACACCTCTACTGGACACAGAAGGGCCCGAGCGACGCGGGACTCGGGAACATCCTGCGCGCCGGAATCGAGCTGCCCGCTGGGGAAAGTGCGGCCGAACGCGGCGACATCGAGGTGTTGTTCGACGGCCTGCCCGAGCCGATCGACCTGGAGCTCGACCTCACGCGGCGCTTGCTGTACTGGACGGATCGCGGCGACCCGCCGCGGGGCAACAGTGTGAACCGCTCGCCGGTGGACGCGCCGGAAGGGCAGCGGACCCCCGAGATCCTGCTGACCCACCTCATGGAAGGCATCGGTCTCGCCCTCGATCCGGAGGACGGCCGCATGTACGTGACCGACCTCGCCGGGAACGTCTACGCGGCGGACCTCGACGGATCGAACCA
This portion of the Streptomyces mirabilis genome encodes:
- a CDS encoding acyl-CoA dehydrogenase family protein, which translates into the protein MSGTTTLPTRSGPYLDKGLLPADFYAYEDLLSDVEREKLESVREFLRKHVAPIVDDHWARAEFPFQLIGGFGGLGLMDWADPDSPESKPSNLLAGFIALELAHVDASVATFAGVHTGLAMGTILTCGSDEQKRRWLPAMSRFEKIGAFGLTEPHGGSDVAGGLQTTARRDGDAWILDGAKRWIGNATFADLVVVWARDVETRHVLGFVVEKDTPGFTATKIENKMALRIVQNADIVLDGCRVPEANRLQNANSFKDTAKILRQTRSGVAWQAVGVMFAAYEIALQYAKEREQFGRPIGGFQLVQDLLVKMLGNATASCGMMTRLAQLQDAGVFRDEQSALAKAYCTVRMRETVGWARELLAGNGILLDYKVGRFVADAEAIYSYEGTREIQTLIVGRAVTDGLSAFVR
- a CDS encoding NAD(P)/FAD-dependent oxidoreductase; this encodes MDSPTPVNARISIIGAGPGGLTCARILQQHGIPVTVYDRDPEVNSRNQGGSLDLHEEDGQLALREAGLLEEFFALARLESQEMRRMDPAGRILAHHLPDAGETVSPEIDRGQLRDLLLGSLAAGTVQWGRTLASVSGPADGPRTLTFADGTAVEADLVIGADGAFSRVRTAVSPATPRYTGVSFLEAWFDDMETTHPELSELVGKGSAHVADGERGLFAQRNSGSHMRVYIMRRVPADWITTNGLHPEDCEGIRAHLLSEYAAWSPQTLRMITDNDGPYVDRPLFALPVPHTWEHSPSVTLLGDAAHLMPPLGVGVNLAMLDASELALALVHSATIDDAVHSYEKSMLPRSTDIAEMLEGGAEHLLSVPDPDEIARFGPSRP
- a CDS encoding 3-hydroxyacyl-CoA dehydrogenase, whose translation is MTRPQERLFVLEASSGGRLFSVNPDGSDKKVIVTGCRIPDGIAVDVRAGHIYWTNMGRPPENDGSIERVDLDGDNRTTIVPSGGTHTPKQLHLEAAGRKLYWGDREGMRVMRCDLDGHNVETLVQTGQGEDDRRDETNWCVGVAVDPVGGHLYWTQKGPSDAGLGNILRAGIELPAGESAAERGDIEVLFDGLPEPIDLELDLTRRLLYWTDRGDPPRGNSVNRSPVDAPEGQRTPEILLTHLMEGIGLALDPEDGRMYVTDLAGNVYAADLDGSNQSEILILQGNLTGIARAVLPTGTNG
- a CDS encoding 3-hydroxyacyl-CoA dehydrogenase NAD-binding domain-containing protein encodes the protein MNAHKPVHRGAIVGTGTIGASWATHYLVRGFAVTATDPGPTAEAALRSYGEAAWDTAASIGLAPEASPDRLSFTTDMRHAVADADFVQENAPERPELKVKLFADIDDATPRDAIIASSSSGITMSVIQAECRRPERTVIGHPFNPPHVVPLVEVVGGTKTAPETIRDVMSFYAAIGKRPIHLKKELPGHVANRIQAALYREVVYLVQEGVLDVADSDDAVVWGPGLRWGVMGPHLLWHLGGGEGGIQHFMDTLMPRMVASWQDLGTPEFTPELKEKIVGGVLEEAHGDSVDELAARRDAMLSALLSVRAEHDPLGPRSAATGRPEKGES
- a CDS encoding CoA transferase, translated to MIAESVFTGLKVLDASTFIAGPAAATVLSDFGADVIKIEPPGKGDPQRGLSSVPPSPRAQANYSWHLANRNKRGMVIDLKTPAATKVLKRLVEWADVVITNFPHGTREKLHLDYDEVAGWNPRVVYADITGFGDTGPDAGQPGFDLTAYWARSGLLASTRDAGAPPTVPVWGSGDYMSAIGIYAAIVTALYRRERTGQGASVGTSLLAEGVWATGTLVAGALADGTPFELHDRKAPANPLINPYRTADGEWFMLVTSTPHWPGLTRAIGHPELLEDPRFADIEGFVKNSTALTELLDAEFRSRPFAHWKDALARERVTYSLIQTPEETARDPQLRANDIVVPLEGVSGLEYTINSPVNLRGVAKVPAKRAPDLGEHNDEVLSELGFGPAEIAELRAEGAIPGPAEAERAR